One window from the genome of Fervidobacterium thailandense encodes:
- a CDS encoding carbon starvation protein A has protein sequence MNSLVLALIAFFGYIVAYKTYGSWLAKKIFKLSDKNPVPSKEFYDGVDYVPTKRHILLGHHFTTIAGTGPIVGPAIGVIWGWLPAFLWVVLGPIFAGAVHDFTSLVMSSRHGGQTIGELSRKLISNRVGVIFLILIQFLLWLVLAVFAMIMGLLFDMYPESVLSIWMQIPIAIWIGYMVYKKGKKDTLYSIIGLILLYVFAIVGIFLPIRLPQLGPVSPIVLWIVILLIYSYFASVLPVTTLLQPRDYINSHELLVLMGVLFAGILVARPAIVAPAFQVAKGAPSLWPTLFIIIACGAISGFHSLASSGTTVKQLENEKDAQFVGYGGMLLEGALSVLVILAVTAGLGMYGKGTAGYFQYYSEWATTAGAGLAAQLKAIVEGAANLMKAIGIPELLGRTLMAVFIVSFAGTTLDSATRIQRFALEELVRTKSGKPWGPFKNRYFSTFVVVALAFGLAMSSPDGKGALKLWPVFGALNQLLAALALLIGTVYLAKKKINPLPTLLPAVFMLTTTIVATIQNIVTYASQNNYLLVFIAGSTLVIAFWMVFESLLSIAKSVKLETVYQEEFKKTGIPTTESESRVC, from the coding sequence ATGAACTCCTTGGTACTTGCGCTGATTGCGTTCTTCGGGTATATTGTTGCTTACAAGACTTACGGCAGCTGGCTTGCTAAGAAGATTTTCAAATTAAGTGACAAAAACCCAGTCCCATCAAAAGAGTTCTACGATGGCGTTGACTACGTTCCAACTAAACGACACATCCTACTTGGCCACCACTTCACAACTATTGCTGGCACCGGGCCTATTGTTGGTCCGGCTATAGGAGTCATCTGGGGTTGGCTTCCTGCGTTTCTTTGGGTGGTACTTGGCCCAATCTTTGCCGGTGCCGTACATGATTTCACAAGCCTTGTTATGTCTTCAAGACATGGTGGACAAACGATAGGGGAATTGTCGAGGAAGCTCATTTCTAACAGAGTGGGAGTGATTTTTCTAATACTTATTCAGTTCTTGCTTTGGCTTGTTTTAGCGGTTTTTGCGATGATTATGGGCCTTCTCTTTGATATGTACCCTGAGAGCGTACTTTCAATCTGGATGCAAATTCCTATAGCTATTTGGATAGGGTACATGGTATACAAGAAAGGGAAGAAAGATACGTTATATTCCATAATTGGGCTAATTCTTCTTTATGTTTTCGCGATCGTCGGAATATTCTTACCGATCCGGTTACCACAGCTTGGCCCTGTTTCGCCCATTGTTTTGTGGATTGTTATCCTCTTAATATACTCTTACTTCGCTTCTGTCTTACCTGTTACCACGTTGTTGCAGCCAAGGGATTATATAAATTCTCATGAGCTGTTGGTTTTGATGGGTGTTCTTTTTGCTGGTATTTTAGTTGCCAGACCGGCGATAGTTGCTCCTGCTTTCCAAGTAGCTAAAGGGGCTCCATCACTGTGGCCTACTCTCTTCATCATAATCGCGTGCGGGGCTATCAGTGGGTTTCATTCCCTTGCATCGTCGGGTACGACGGTTAAACAACTCGAAAATGAGAAAGATGCGCAATTCGTAGGTTATGGTGGTATGTTACTGGAAGGTGCGTTGTCGGTATTGGTCATTCTTGCGGTAACGGCTGGACTGGGAATGTACGGCAAGGGAACGGCCGGGTATTTCCAGTACTATTCAGAATGGGCTACAACGGCTGGAGCGGGACTTGCGGCTCAGTTAAAGGCTATTGTTGAAGGTGCCGCGAATTTGATGAAAGCGATAGGTATTCCTGAATTACTCGGAAGAACCTTAATGGCAGTATTTATAGTCTCCTTTGCTGGAACAACTCTCGACTCTGCCACCAGAATTCAGCGTTTCGCTCTTGAAGAGCTTGTCAGAACAAAATCGGGTAAGCCGTGGGGACCATTTAAAAACCGGTATTTTTCAACTTTCGTTGTTGTTGCTCTTGCATTTGGATTAGCAATGTCGTCTCCTGACGGAAAAGGCGCTCTTAAGCTTTGGCCAGTCTTTGGGGCTTTGAATCAACTTCTTGCCGCACTTGCCTTGTTGATTGGAACGGTCTACCTTGCCAAGAAAAAAATCAATCCGTTACCGACGTTGTTGCCTGCGGTTTTCATGCTCACAACAACGATAGTTGCAACGATACAAAATATAGTTACCTATGCTTCTCAAAATAATTACTTGCTTGTCTTCATCGCTGGGTCAACTCTTGTAATTGCTTTCTGGATGGTCTTTGAATCGTTACTCTCGATCGCAAAGTCTGTAAAGCTTGAAACAGTATACCAGGAAGAGTTTAAAAAGACCGGAATTCCAACTACTGAGTCCGAATCAAGAGTGTGTTGA